Proteins from a single region of Gossypium arboreum isolate Shixiya-1 chromosome 1, ASM2569848v2, whole genome shotgun sequence:
- the LOC108481766 gene encoding receptor-like cytosolic serine/threonine-protein kinase RBK2: MEDTQHFSPHSCEQSIDNKSSNKTVKEKFKKPFLNIGRRHRAGFFDKISPLDFKASLGADKERAVEEPPPTDGTLEDCSTSEEESIDSSMASVEIESAESEPVPDASTSSADFENQRHSSTSIHWRDFFRTRKKRQGVSSQGLPIKPKLTRRKKKRIKGDVVPQISSSLDAELSCFKSSWKNFSLSELREATDNFSRENLIGEGGYAEVYKGRLKDGKLVAIKRLTRGSPEEMTMDFLSELGIIVHVDHPNIAQLIGYGVDGGMHLVLQLSPHGSLASLLYGSKEKLNWCIRFKIALGAAEGLCYLHEGCQRRIIHKDIKPANILLSEDFDAQISDFGLSKWLPNQWTHHIVSKVEGTFGYLPPEFFLHGIVNEKTDVFAFGVVLLELVTGRQALDSSQKSLVMWANPLIRENKIEQLVDPSLGDDYDSDQLNRVLVLASICICPSEADRPRMSQVVDILKGNNSCQETLKQLEEGDTCEDLLEEDP; the protein is encoded by the exons ATGGAAGATACCCAACATTTTTCTCCTCATTCATG TGAACAATCCATTGATAACAAAAGCTCTAATAAAACTGTCAAAGAAAAGTTCAAAAAGCCTTTCCTAAACATAGGAAGACGGCATCGAGCTGGTTTCTTCGACAAGATCTCGCCTCTCG ATTTTAAGGCATCGTTAGGTGCCGACAAAGAGAGGGCGGTAGAGGAGCCGCCTCCGACGGATGGAACTCTTGAGGATTGTTCAACAAGTGAAGAAGAATCTATAGATTCGAGTATGGCGTCGGTAGAAATAGAATCTGCTGAATCCGAACCGGTTCCTGATGCCAGCACTTCGTCGGCGGACTTCGAAAACCAACGTCATTCGAGCACGAGCATTCACTGGCGTGATTTCTTTCGGACGCGGAAAAAGAGACAAGGAGTTTCTTCTCAAGGCTTGCCTATAAAACCGAAGCTCACtcgaagaaagaagaaaagaatcaAAGGTGACGTTGTTCCACAAATTTCTTCGTCTCTTGATGCCGAACTGTCCTGTTTTAAATCTTCCTGGAAGAACTTCTCGTTATCGGAGCTTCGGGAAGCGACCGATAACTTCAGTCGCG aaAATTTGATAGGAGAAGGAGGGTATGCAGAAGTTTACAAAGGGAGATTGAAAGACGGTAAGCTCGTTGCCATCAAGCGACTAACCAGAGGTTCACCCGAAGAGATGACAATGGATTTCTTGTCTGAGCTCGGGATTATAGTTCATGTCGATCATCCAAATATTGCTCAATTGATTGGGTACGGAGTTGATGGAGGGATGCACCTTGTTCTTCAATTGTCTCCTCATGGAAGCTTGGCATCATTACTTTACG GCTCAAAGGAGAAGCTAAATTGGTGCATTCGATTCAAGATCGCCCTCGGGGCTGCCGAAGGGCTTTGCTATCTTCACGAAGGTTGCCAGAGGCGAATCATCCATAAAGATATCAAGCCTGCAAACATATTGCTTTCAGAGGACTTCGACGCTCAG ATATCTGATTTTGGTCTTTCAAAGTGGTTACCTAATCAATGGACTCATCACATTGTTTCTAAAGTAGAAGGCACATTCGG TTACCTTCCTCCCGAGTTCTTCTTGCATGGTATAGTGAATGAAAAAACGGATGTCTTTGCTTTCGGAGTAGTGCTATTGGAACTTGTTACCGGGAGGCAAGCTCTCGATAGTTCACAGAAAAGCCTTGTTATGTGG GCAAACCCTTTGATCAGAGAAAACAAGATCGAACAACTTGTCGATCCATCTCTAGGGGATGACTACGACTCCGATCAGCTAAACCGTGTTCTAGTTCTAGCTTCTATTTGCATTTGTCCATCCGAAGCGGATCGACCCCGAATGAGTCAG GTCGTAGACATTCTTAAAGGCAATAACAGTTGCCAGGAGACGCTGAAACAACTCGAAGAAGGCGATACCTGTGAGGATTTACTCGAAGAAGATCCATGA